CCAGTATGGCTTCGGGCTTAATGGCCCGGTAGATATCCGGCTCTTTTTCTTCGGTTAGGTCTATGCATTTAGCATAACATCCTCCTTCAAAATTAAAAACGCCTTTGTCACTCCATCCATGTTCATCATCGCCGATCAGACTTCGCTCAGGATCTGCAGACAAGGTCGTCTTCCCCGTACCACTCAAGCCAAAGAAAATAGTGGTGTCTCCTTCCTTGCCTTTGTTGGCTGAACAGTGCATGGACAAAACACCCTTGTCATGAGGGAGTATGAAATTAAGGATGGTGAAAATGGATTTTTTGATTTCTCCGGTATAAGCAGATCCCCCGATGAGTATTCTTTTGGATTTGAAATCAATGATACTGAAATTTTCCTGACGTGTGCCGTGAAGTTCTACCTCAGCGTGAAATCCTGGCGCACAATATATGGTCCAATCCGGTACAAAATGATCTAATTCCCCTGCCTTGGGTCTGATGAACATGTTGCCGGCAAACTGCGCGCTCCAGGGGATCTCTGCGATGACGCGTACCCCAATGCGATATTCAGGATCTGCACAGGCAAAATTATCCTGAACGAAGATATCTCTGTCTTCCAGGTAAGAAACCAGGTCTGTATAGAGAAAGTTAAATTTGTCTTCCGGAAAGGCTTTGTTGAACTTGTTCCAGTCAACACTGTGGTGGGTTATCTCATTGTCAACGGTAAACTTATCTTCCGGTGAACGTCCTGTAAATTTTCCGGTTTTCACCACCAGCGCTCCCTGATCACTTAAAACTGCCAACTGGCGGTCCAAACTGATTTGCACTAACTCGGCCGGGCTGAGGTTGGCAAAGACTGTTTTCTTGCATTGAACCCCGGAAGACTCTACTGAAGCCTGCTTGGGTAAGATACCTTGAAGGTTCATAATACCTGATTTTGATATTAAATGGTGGGCAAAGTTAGCTTTTTTATGGATTCCTACCTGGGATTAAATAATCATTAACCTACATATGACTTTCGGGTAAAAATGAGTCCAATTAGCGATTTTTTAAACTCTCTGAGCTAACATCTTGTTAATGAACCAAAATTTATTTGGTTTGGAATAAAAAATTATAGTTTTGCAGACGTTTTTTTGAAAATAGATTTACCAGAATTATTGAGTCCTATGGACAGGCTAAAAGAGTTATTTAAGGCAAAGTTTACCGTTGCATCCGAAGAGATTAAGACACTTTTAAAGGAGCACGGCACCAAAGTGATAGACCAGGTTCAAATCGAACAGGTTTACGGAGGGATGCGTGGTATAAAATCCATGATTTGGGAGACTTCTTCATTGGACGCCCAGGAGGGCATCCGATTTAGGGGATATTCCATTCCTGAGTTAAGAGAAAAGCTTCCATGCATTGATGGCGCTAAAGAACCCCTTCCCGAAGGTTTGTTCTGGCTGATGATGACAGGAGAGATTCCCACAGACGACGACGTGAGATGGCTCAGCCGTGAATGGATGAGAAGGTCTGAGGTTCCCGATCATGTGATCCACTCGATCGATCATCTGGACAACAGCATTCACCCAATGACTCAATTCAGCATCGCCATTATGGCCATGCAATGCGACAGTATTTTTGCTCATAAATATGAGGAGGGTGTATCCAAATCTTCCTACTGGGAATATATGTATGAGGATGCCATGAACCTGATCTCCAGGGTTCCTATTGTGGCGGCCTACATTTACAGGAAAGTATTTTTTAAAGGCGAATTCCTATATCCGGACAGAAGTATGGACTGGAGTGCGAATTTTGCCCACATGATGGGAGTTGAATCTCCTGTTTTTAAAGATCTGATGAGGTTATACCTTACCATTCATGCTGACCATGAAGGCGGGAATGCCTCTGCTCATACAGTTCACCTGGTAGGTTCCACCTTGAGCGATCCTTACCTTTCGCTATCAGCAGGTATGAATGCTCTTGCAGGTCCCCTGCATGGTCTTGCCAATCAGGAAGTGATGGATTGGATCTATGACATGATCCGGGATTTGGGAACCAATGAGCCTACCAAAGAACAAATTGCAGACTACGTTAAGAAAACACTTGCCCAGGGAATCGTAGTTCCAGGTTATGGCCACGCCGTGTTGCGAATGCCGGATCCAAGATTTACTGCACAGAAAGAATTTGCTGCAGAATACTGCGCGGATGATCCCATGGTAAAAATTGTCTGGAATGTTTTCGAAGTGGTACCACCCATACTCGGCAGCATTGGTAAAATTAAAAACCCTTGGCCAAATGTGGATGCCCATTCAGGCGCTTTGTTAGAGCATTTTAACATCAAGGAACACAATTTCTATACGGTAATGTTCGGCGTATCCCGTGCACTGGGTGTACTTGCACAATTGTGCTGGGACAGAGCCCTTAACTTACCACTGGAAAGACCAAAATCCCTCACCACTGAGGAAATTCAAAAGTTTATTCAAAATTCTTCAAACTAAAACAAAACCATCATGCAATTTCCTGAAAATGTCCGCTATACCAAAGAACACGAATGGGTCAGAGTCGAAGGCGATGCTGCTTATGTAGGCATATCTGATTTTGCCCAATCCGAATTAGGAGACATCGTTTATGTCGAGGTGGATACCGTTGGTGAAGAAATTCCAAAGGATGAAATTTTTGGAACTGTAGAGGCCGTAAAAACTACCTCAGACCTTTTTATGCCGGTAAGTGGTAAAATACTTGAATTCAATCCAGACCTGGACGAGAAAGCAGGAAACGATCCCACTTTGATTAATTCAGATGCATTCGGAAAAGGATGGATTGTAAAAATTCAATTAACCAATCCATCAGAAATGGATGATTTAATGGATGCCGCGGCCTATAAATCCTTGTTGGGCAAATAAACTTTGCCTTGCTTGTTCATTTTTTAAAAATCAGAAAATATTCATTAAAAATTGCATGGTCATTTACTGTGGCCATTGTGATTTTGTCGCTGATTCCCAGCAATAGTTTACCCAAATTGAATTTCAAAGACCTTGTCGGAATAGATAAATTGGGTCATCTATTCTTTTATGGAAATGCCTGCTTTTTCTTTTTACTGGGAAGATCTTCCAAAATTTATGGGGTGCATTTATTTCTCAGCACCTGTATTCCTTTGGTTGGTCTGGGGTTGCTGATGGAGTTATTTCAGGCAGCCATGCTGCTGGGGAGAAATTTTGATTATTTTGACATGTTGGCCAATACTTTGGGTGTAATTCTTGCCATCGCGCTTTTTAGGTTTTATAATTCCAGCTTTCCTGAAAATCAAGAGAACCCGAAACAATTATAAGAAATTAATATTTTTAGGTAAGAAGCCCTTCTATTTTGCGTTAAGTCCTTGTAATGAACCATTTTGAGCATAAAATTTCACCCAGGATCTCGAATCTCGAAATGGACGACATTGTATTTGCACATCGCAACAAACAATATGGTGCCTATTTGCTGAGACGCCGGTACAACCGCCACATGACCAAAGCTATATTGATAGCCATCTTGTTCATTGCTTTTTTCCTGTATTGGCCACAGATTGCACAGCTTTGGGACAACGAAGAACCGCTGAAAGAATCCGATTTAGTGATGAGGGAAGTCTCCATAGGAACCCCAAATTTTAATTTACCGGAACCCTCAGGAACAAAATCCAATCCATCCGAAAAACCCAAATCTCAACCACCAAAATCTCCCTTAAAAAAGAACCCAACTAAAAGTATTTCTTCAACTCCAAAAGTTGTCAAAGAAGAAACCCCACCTGTGGAAGAAAGCAGCAATGAAACTGGCCAGAGTGCTGGAAAGGAAGAATCACCGGGGCCCGTTGGGGCGGGAACAGGATCTGAAGAAGTCTTTCGATATGTCAGTCACATGCCTTTATTCCCGGGATGTGAGCAACTGGATATCAGTTATGCGGAACGAAGAAAATGTGCAGAAAAAAGTCTGAGAGATTTCCTCAAAACCAACCTGAGATATCCCAATCTCGCTGTCCAAAATAAAACAGAAGGAACCGTCATGGTGCAATTTATAGTAGAGAAAAATGGGACGGTAAGCAATGTTAAAATCCTACAGGATATCGGTGATGGTTGCGGTCAGGAAGCCCGGCGGGTGATCGAACTGATGAATGGTATGAATCGTAAATGGACACCTGGCCTTCAGGGTCAATCAGCCGTGAGGGTTCAATACACATTGCCCGTTGTTTTTACAGCACGTTAGAGTTGTGCAAAGCTTTGCTATTTATTAGCCGATTCTTGTATTTATCTTTACCGTTCAAATTTATACCGCTCCAAAAACTATTTTTACAATAAATCAGTTTATACACCATGAGATTTTTAATTGGTCTGGCTATACTTCTGTCTCCATGCATGATGGATGCTCAGGATCCAAGACTTGCCTTACAGTATTTTAATGACGGTGAGTTTGAGAAAGCAGCGGTGCTGTACCAGACTCTTTATCAGAAATTTCCGGAAAGTGAATCTTATTTTTCCAATCTGTTGAGTTGCATGGAAGCGATGGGAAAAACTGAAGAGTCCGAAACTCTGGTAAAAAAAGAATTGAACCGTAGACCAAAGGATTCCTACTTGTATTTCGTTTACGGCAAAATGTTAAGTAAGCGGGGTGAAGCAGGAAAATCAGAAAAACAGTATAAAAATGCCATTGACAACCTTCCTGCAGATGTAATCGGTATCCACCGGATTGCCAATGCATTTATCGAACAATCTGAATTTGATCTGGCAATTGCCACCTATGAAAAAGGTGAAAAACTGATGAAAGGTCAGTTTCATTTTACCTACAACCTTGCAGATTTATATCGAAGGAAAGGTGAGACCCTGACTATGTTAAAGTACTATGTTGATGGGTTGGAAGACGGAAGTATTAATTCCATGAGCCTGCAAAATGTTCTGGCAGCCTATCTGGAACCGGATAAACATAAAGATTTACAAGCCCTTCTTTATGAAAAATTAGAATCCAAACCCGACTTTATTCCAATCATTGAAATACTTCAGTGGACCTTTATCCAGTCTAAAGATTTTTTGAACGCTTTAAGGCAGGCAAAAGCCCTTGACAAAAGGACCGGCGAAAATGGTTCCAGGGTTATGTACATTGCCAACATTGCCGCAAACGAAGGCGATTACAAAACAGCCATTGATGGTTATGGTTATATAAAAAATCTAGGTCAGTCCGGTGGTTATTATTTGGAAGCCTACAGACAATTATTGATCAACCGCCGCAAGCAAATTGTAGAACAAAATAACTACACTGTTACTGATCTAAAAGCGCTGGAAGCAGATTACCAACAATTCAGCCTTGAATACAGCGGGAGTCGGTTGGCTGCCCCCATATTGATTGAATTTGCGGAACTCGAAGCAAGATATCTCAACAATGTAGACAAAGCCATTGAAATTCTATTGTCCATTGTAAAAAACCCGGTAATAGAACCACACACAAAGGCAATGGCCAAACTTGATTTGGCAGATTATTATTTGATTCAGGGAGAGCGATGGGAATCAACCTTATTGTATTCTCAAGTAGATAAAGATTTTCAGGAGGATCAGCTCGGTGAATTGGCGAGATTCAAGAATGCCAGACTTTCCTATTTTGCCGGTGACTTCAATTGGGCACAAGAGCAATTTGACATTCTCAAACAAGCCACTACCCGATTGATCAGCAACGATGCCATTGATATGTCAGTCTTTATTCTGGACAATCTCAATCAGGATACCCTCGGATTGGCTTTATCTGACTACGCCCAGACGGAGCTTAAAGTGTTTCAGAATAAATATGATGAAGCAATGGTGATGTTGGACAGTATACTTTCTGAATACAAGGAAAACAGTTTGCTGGATGATGTACTATATCTTCAGGCCAACATCTTGAACAAGCAGAAAAAAACAGAAGAGGCCATCCAAAAATACAATAAGATTATAGAAAATCATAAAGAGGAAATCAGGGCAGACAATGCCTTGTTTGAACTTGCCAAAATTTATGATTACCAATTGTCCCAAAAGGAGAAAGCCATGTCTCTTTATGAAAAATTATTCCTGGACTACAGCGGCAGCGTACTCGCCATTGAAGCAAGACAACGATTCCGCAAACTTCGCGGGGATGCCGTTCAGTAATAAATTCTTCTGGATTTATTTTTAATCCAATTGATAAGTATCTTTATCAAATGAAGACCAAGCAGGAAATTGTAGAAAACTGGCTACCCCGTTATACCGGTACCCCATTAAAGGATTTTGGAGCCTACATCATCCTGGTCAATTTCAGTCATTATGTTGACCTTTTTGCAAAATGGCATAAGGTTAAGATCAATGGAAAAGACCGCCCGATGCAAAATGCC
This region of Candidatus Vicinibacter affinis genomic DNA includes:
- the pckA gene encoding phosphoenolpyruvate carboxykinase (ATP) gives rise to the protein MNLQGILPKQASVESSGVQCKKTVFANLSPAELVQISLDRQLAVLSDQGALVVKTGKFTGRSPEDKFTVDNEITHHSVDWNKFNKAFPEDKFNFLYTDLVSYLEDRDIFVQDNFACADPEYRIGVRVIAEIPWSAQFAGNMFIRPKAGELDHFVPDWTIYCAPGFHAEVELHGTRQENFSIIDFKSKRILIGGSAYTGEIKKSIFTILNFILPHDKGVLSMHCSANKGKEGDTTIFFGLSGTGKTTLSADPERSLIGDDEHGWSDKGVFNFEGGCYAKCIDLTEEKEPDIYRAIKPEAILENIVFHEGTNIPDFSKAHITENTRVSYPLGHIRNSLIPSIGGHPKNIFFLTCDAYGILPPISRLTKAQAMYHFISGYTAKVAGTEAGVTEPKATFSACFGAPFLPLHPTFYAEMLGNKIEKHNPHIWLINTGWTGGPYGVGSRMKLSYTRAMITAALKGELDHLSYDTHGIFGLHYPSHCPGVPAEVLNPRNTWTDPAEYDRKATDLARMFVENFSKYSSKASEEILNAAPKV
- a CDS encoding citrate (Si)-synthase, eukaryotic, with amino-acid sequence MDRLKELFKAKFTVASEEIKTLLKEHGTKVIDQVQIEQVYGGMRGIKSMIWETSSLDAQEGIRFRGYSIPELREKLPCIDGAKEPLPEGLFWLMMTGEIPTDDDVRWLSREWMRRSEVPDHVIHSIDHLDNSIHPMTQFSIAIMAMQCDSIFAHKYEEGVSKSSYWEYMYEDAMNLISRVPIVAAYIYRKVFFKGEFLYPDRSMDWSANFAHMMGVESPVFKDLMRLYLTIHADHEGGNASAHTVHLVGSTLSDPYLSLSAGMNALAGPLHGLANQEVMDWIYDMIRDLGTNEPTKEQIADYVKKTLAQGIVVPGYGHAVLRMPDPRFTAQKEFAAEYCADDPMVKIVWNVFEVVPPILGSIGKIKNPWPNVDAHSGALLEHFNIKEHNFYTVMFGVSRALGVLAQLCWDRALNLPLERPKSLTTEEIQKFIQNSSN
- the gcvH gene encoding glycine cleavage system protein GcvH, which codes for MQFPENVRYTKEHEWVRVEGDAAYVGISDFAQSELGDIVYVEVDTVGEEIPKDEIFGTVEAVKTTSDLFMPVSGKILEFNPDLDEKAGNDPTLINSDAFGKGWIVKIQLTNPSEMDDLMDAAAYKSLLGK
- a CDS encoding VanZ family protein yields the protein MLVHFLKIRKYSLKIAWSFTVAIVILSLIPSNSLPKLNFKDLVGIDKLGHLFFYGNACFFFLLGRSSKIYGVHLFLSTCIPLVGLGLLMELFQAAMLLGRNFDYFDMLANTLGVILAIALFRFYNSSFPENQENPKQL
- a CDS encoding energy transducer TonB encodes the protein MNHFEHKISPRISNLEMDDIVFAHRNKQYGAYLLRRRYNRHMTKAILIAILFIAFFLYWPQIAQLWDNEEPLKESDLVMREVSIGTPNFNLPEPSGTKSNPSEKPKSQPPKSPLKKNPTKSISSTPKVVKEETPPVEESSNETGQSAGKEESPGPVGAGTGSEEVFRYVSHMPLFPGCEQLDISYAERRKCAEKSLRDFLKTNLRYPNLAVQNKTEGTVMVQFIVEKNGTVSNVKILQDIGDGCGQEARRVIELMNGMNRKWTPGLQGQSAVRVQYTLPVVFTAR
- a CDS encoding tetratricopeptide repeat protein, encoding MRFLIGLAILLSPCMMDAQDPRLALQYFNDGEFEKAAVLYQTLYQKFPESESYFSNLLSCMEAMGKTEESETLVKKELNRRPKDSYLYFVYGKMLSKRGEAGKSEKQYKNAIDNLPADVIGIHRIANAFIEQSEFDLAIATYEKGEKLMKGQFHFTYNLADLYRRKGETLTMLKYYVDGLEDGSINSMSLQNVLAAYLEPDKHKDLQALLYEKLESKPDFIPIIEILQWTFIQSKDFLNALRQAKALDKRTGENGSRVMYIANIAANEGDYKTAIDGYGYIKNLGQSGGYYLEAYRQLLINRRKQIVEQNNYTVTDLKALEADYQQFSLEYSGSRLAAPILIEFAELEARYLNNVDKAIEILLSIVKNPVIEPHTKAMAKLDLADYYLIQGERWESTLLYSQVDKDFQEDQLGELARFKNARLSYFAGDFNWAQEQFDILKQATTRLISNDAIDMSVFILDNLNQDTLGLALSDYAQTELKVFQNKYDEAMVMLDSILSEYKENSLLDDVLYLQANILNKQKKTEEAIQKYNKIIENHKEEIRADNALFELAKIYDYQLSQKEKAMSLYEKLFLDYSGSVLAIEARQRFRKLRGDAVQ